TGCGCAATAGGCCCGTCGCCCCATTGCTAGCGTACCCTTTCGTACGCGTCGCTGCTGGGTCGACGGACCTGCCTAGCACCTGGACGTTTCTGAACGATCTGGGAACGGGGTCTTGATAGATTGGGTCAGCCCGGCTTGCCGGGCTGATTATATGTAGTGGACGCTGCATTCATGGAGGAGGTAACCATGCAGGTAAGCAGCATCTTAGACCACTTTGTGGCCGCGGCTCCGGTGATCCAGGCGCTGCAGCAAGGTGATTTCACGGTATCGGTTAATGATGTTCAAAAGTGTCTTATATACCTGCCAGGCAAAAAGATCGATTTCGGCGTCAGGGCAGGTGATTTGCTGCAGCAATGCCACCTTGGCTATCGGGTTATCAGCGAGCGGCGCAAGATTATCTCCGAGGTAACGGCAGAAGCCAGTGCCTGGAACATTCCCTATAGGGCAGTCGGCGTGCCGCTAATTGAGGATAGCGGCGAGGTCGTAGGCTCAATCGTTTTGACAGAAGCGACACAACGCGAAAGTATGCTCAGAGAGCTGTCTGAGCAGGCAGATACCGTGATGGTGCAGTCTGTGACTGCGGTGCGTGAAATAGCGGTGCGAGCGGAGGGGTTAGCCGCCGCTGGCGGCCAAATTGGCGATGTGTCTGCAATGGTGTTGAATCAGATGAAGCACACAGACGATACCCTAGGGCTGATTCGCTATATCGCTGATCAGACACAACTGCTTGGCCTAAACGCAGCCATTGAGGCGGCGCGTCTGGGGCAACAGGGCCGAGCCTTTAATGTAGTCGCCTCAGAAGTTCGCACTCTTGCAAACCAAAGTGAGAAATCGGTGCAAGAGATTGCAAAGGGGTTCCAGATGCTTCGCGCCGAAACCGACCGACTTTCGACAGTCTCGCGGGAAGTCGGCCGAGCTTCCGGCGATCAGGCTGCTTCTACGCAGCAGATATTGGCCGGTATGGAAGGATTACAAGCGCTCATTAACAGCATGCGGAACTTGCTAGATCAATCTTCTTAATTAAAATCAGAATAATTCACTAAATTATAGAATATTCCCAAAGTTGTAACTGGTCTGTAACTAGCATTGTCTACAATGAAGATGACAAAAAACCTATATGGGGAGGATTATCATGAAACTGTCCAAACTTACTCGGCTGACAGCATGGCTGGCGCTGTTTGTCTTTGTTGGTGTGTTGGTTGCTGGCTGTGGCGGTGGGGCACCGAAGAAAACGGTTCCCGGCGTGACTGACACCAGCATTAAAATCGGTTCCTTTATGGCACTGTCCGGTCCGGTAGCTGCGGTCGGCGTTCCGGTTAAGAAAGGGATGGAAGCATACATCAAATATGTGAACGAGCAAGGCGGTGTGCATGGCCGCAAGATTGAGCTCCTGATCGAAGACGACCAGTTCAATCCGGCTAATGCACTAGCAGCGGTCAAGAAACTGGTTGAGCAAGACAAAGTGTTCGCTATTTCGCCATCACTGGGTACGCCTGGCGTTCTAGCGACCCTTGATTATCTGACAGATAAGAGTGTCCCATTCGTTTATCCGATGACTGGCGCTAGCCAACCAGCATATCCGCTGCGCAAGAATACCTTCACTGTGCAGCCCAACTATAATGACGAAGGCAGAATTCTGACCCAGTATGCAGCCGACAAGATGGGCGCGAAGAAGGTCGCCGTCCTTTGGCAGAACTCGGATATTGGCAAGCAGGGTCTCGAGGGTGTGAAAGCACAGCTTGATAAGGCTAACGTCACCCTGGTATACGATGGCGCTCATGATGTCAAAGACGTCGATTTCAGCACTCACATACTGAAAGCCAAAGCCGCAGGCGCGGATACCGTTGTGCTCTACACAGTGGTCGGACAATGCGCCGGCATTCTCAAGGAAGCGCAAAAACAAGGCTATAACGCCAACTTTCTGACCACCTATACCAACGCTGATCTGAATATCATCAAGTTGGCTGGCGACGCCGCGAATGGTTTGCTACTTGGCGGTTGGGTGCCTATCGCTGACCCCAACGAGCCAGCATTCAAAAAGTTCACCGAGATTTATCAGAAATACAACAACACGACCGAAATGCCGAGCGGTTTCGCCACAGCCGGCTTCATCGCCGGGGAAATCCTGGTAGAAGGCCTCAAACGCGCTGGTAAGGATATAGATCGCGATGGCCTGATCAAAGCGTTGGAAAGCTTTAAAGACTTTAACGGCATTCTTGCCAACGGCATCACCTATACAGCCGACTCTCACTCAGGCGTTAAATACTTGCTGCTGATTAAGGTGGAAAACGGCAAATTCGACATGGTGTCAAAAGATCGGTTTGTACTGAAACAGTAGACCAGGGATTCGAACCGCAGAGTACGCGGAGGGATCGCAGAGGGCTGCGGTTTATTATACAAAATGAATCCCAAACCCTTCGTGTACTCAACGCACCCTCTGTGTACTCTGCGGTTATCGTAGCCTATTTCGCCAGATTCGCTCCTGAAGGGAGAAAACACTGTGATTTTCATTCAACAAGTTATCAGCGGCCTTGCCACCGGTTGCCTCTACGCGTTGACTGCTTTGGGGCTGGTTCTTATTTATAAAACAACCGACGTTGTCAACTTCGCTCAAGGCGAGATGGCAATGTTCTGTACCTTTGTCGCTTTTAGTCTGCTTTCTTTGCATACGCCGTTTTGGCTGGCGTTGGCAGGTGCGCTGGCGGTTGCCGCTCTCTTAGGCGTATTTCTTGAGAAAGCTTTTATCCGGCCGCTGGCCAAGGCGTCGCTCTTAAATGTCCTAATCATGACCATCGCCCTGATGATGGTGATTAATGGTCTCGCGGGTTGGATTTGGGGCTTTGAGCCACACAATTTTCCGACTGCGGTCAGTGGTCAACCGGTGAAAATTGGCCAGCTTGTCATTACTCTGCCTGATGTTTTGAACTTAGTGGTGACCTGTGTCATTATGGTAATCTTCTATGCAGTATTCAAATATTCTCTGGTCGGCATTGCGATGCGAGCCGTTGCGGAAAACCGCCTGGCAGCCCGCTTGATGGGTGTCAAGGTTAACCGCGTATTGTCGACCACCTGGGCGGTTGGCGCCATGCTTGGCGGGATAGCTGGCGTGTTTATTGCTCCGGTTACCTTCTTGGATATCAATATGATGTCAGAGGTCATTATTAAAGCCTTTACCGCCGCAGTGCTTGGCGGCTTCAACAGCCTGCCTGGCGCGGTGTTGGGCGGTTTGAGTCTAGGCGTGCTGGAAAACTTGGTAGCTGGCTACATCTCAACTGAGATGAAGGGGTCATTTGCCTTTGCACTAATCGTCGCCGTTCTCTGCGTGAGGCCAACCGGTATTCTTGGCACGGTGGAAAGGAAAAAGGTGTAGCATGAAACGATACTTACGATGGCTGCTTCTGCTTATAGTAATTTTACTGCCGCAAGCCGTTCCATACTTCACCGAACCATCCTATTACTTTTATCTCATTGATCTGATGGGCATTTTCGCCATAGGGGCGCTCGGGCTTGGCTTGTTAATCGGCTTTGCCGGGCAAATATCCATGGGCCATGCCGCCTTTACTGCCATTGGCGCTTTCTTTTGCGGGTTCACAACCCTCAAACTGGGGTGGTCGTTCTGGCTGGCTTTACCCTTGTCATCACTGGTAGCCGGTCTTGCTGGCTATGCTCTCGGTTTCCCGGCGCTGCGCCTGTCTGGGCAGTATCTGGCGATTGCAACCCTTGGCTTTGGTGTGGCCGTGCCGCAGATTTTAGTCAAATGGGAAACCGTCTCAGGCGGCTTTGACGGACTCAAACCCGCTGCGCCGCTGTTGTTCGGCTATAAGCTGTCAGCAGAAGAAGACTACTTTTATCTAGTGCTTGTCTGTTTAGTTATCGCAGTTTGGCTGGCAAAAAATATTGTTAACAGCCGCACCGGACGCGCCTTCATCGCAGTCCGGGACAGTGAAACTGCCGCTCAGGCAATGGGCATCAATCTCACTCATTACAAAACCTTGGCCTTTGCATTGAGCGCAGCGTATGCCGGTCTGGCAGGCGGACTTTACGCACACCTGGTCCGGTTCATCGGCGCGACAGATTTCCATCTGGGAATGTCAGTCAACTATCTGACCATGATTGTTGTCGGCGGTCTGGTCAGCATCCCTGGATTTGTTGCTGGCGCAGGTTTTATTGTCGCTTTGCCGCATGTTCTTAATTCAGTCAGTCGGGGCTTTCCGGCAGGTATGAAAGCCGTGGCCCAGAATTTGCCGCAGGTATTGACAGGCGTGATTCTCATCTTGGTCGTGTTATATCTGCCACGGGGGCTTGTTCAAATATGGTCTTCCCTTTCCGAGCGTTTGAAATTTCGCAGGATAGCAGGAGAGGGGGAAAAATCATCATGCCGCTAATGCAGCTTGACGGAGTAACCGTACAGTTTGGCGGATTGACAGCCGTTAATGAATTAAGCTTTGCGGTAGCCGAAAAGACCATCCACGGGTTAATCGGCCCTAACGGGGCAGGCAAAAGCACGGTATTCAATTGCCTCAGCCGCTTTTATCAACCGGCAGTCGGAAAAATAGACTTTGCTGGGCGGGACTTGTTAGCGCTCCGCTCAGACCAAGTTATGAATCTCGGTATTGCCCGGACCTTTCAAAATGTTGAATTATTTCGTGGCATGACAGCGCTCGAAAACGTGCTGGTCGGCCAGCACAGCCTGGGAGGCAGCGGTTTCTTCGGCGATCTGTTTGCAACCAGCAAGGTGAAGCAGGCAGAGTCGGCGCGGCGTCAGGCGGCCATGGAGGCTCTTGAGTTTCTGGGGCTGGCTGATACGGCGAATTCCCTTGTTGGCTCTCTACCCTATGGTAAACAGAAACTGATCGAATTTGCCCGGGCCTTGGTATCAAAGCCAAAGCTGCTGCTCTTAGATGAACCGGCGGCTGGACTCAATCCGCAGGAAACCAGTCATTTAGGCGATCTGATCGTCGAACTGAAAGATAAGCTAGGGATTACGATACTACTTGTGGAACACGACATGTCTTTGGTCATGAGGATTTGCGATACCATCACGGTAATGGAATTCGGCCGCAAGATTGCCGAAGGTGACGCTAAGACTATTCAAAACAATCCTGCTGTCATCAAAGCCTATCTGGGGGAGGGCGAGGCGAGTGCTTAACATTACCGGCATTGATGTCTACTATGGCCGGGTCAGGGCGCTCGATGGAGTATCCATCCATGTCCCGGAAGGAAAAATCGTTACATTGCTTGGCGCGAATGGGGCAGGCAAATCGACTACTCTTAAAGCCGTATCCGGTATTCTACCGGTCGCCCAAGGAGAAATCAGCTTTATCGGCAAACCGTTAAATGGCGTTCCTGCTGAAGAGATTGTCAGTCTGGGAGTCATCCATGTCCCTGAGGGAAGACAAATTTTTGCTCACCTGACTGTAGAAGAGAACCTTAGAATCGGGCTATATGCGCGTAAAGATAAGTGGAATTTCAAAACCGAGCTAGAACATGCCCTGAATTATTTCCCGGCTTTGGCAACTCGTTTGGCGCAAAAAGGTGGTACCCTTTCCGGTGGCGAACAGCAAATGCTGGCAATTGCCAGAGGTTTGATGGGGAAACCGCGATTACTGATACTAGATGAGCCTTCACTGGGTTTGGCGCCCAAAATTGTCGCTGATATATTCACCATAATAAGAAGACTAAATAAAGAAGGAACTACCGTTTTGCTGGTGGAACAAAATGCTAATATGGCGTTAAAAACTGCCGATTACGCCTATGTACTGGAAATAGGACGGGTTGTAATGGCGGGAGAAGCGTCTGTACTGCTCAAAGACGATAGAATTCGGCGCTCGTATTTGGGCGGACATGGCTGATAGGGGGAATAGTCAATGAGCACTCTCTACACTTTACGCAAGGGCAAACCTGGAGCGAAACGAATTGTCCTGATTCATGGCAACATGGCCTCCACTCGTTGGTGGCAAGGCGTTATCAATATCATGGCTGAGGAATTTGAACTATTGGCGCTTGATTTACGGGGCTATGGCAAAAGTCCGGAGGGACTGGCAACAGTCAGTCTGGTAGATCATGCGGCAGATATTGCCGAACTGGTAAAAATTGAAGAATTCGCCCCGTTCACTCTGGTCGGTCATTCGCTCGGCGGCGCGGTGGCCATGCAGTTCGCAGCCTTATATCCTGACATGCTTGAGGGGCTGGTGCTCGTTGATTCTGCTCCGGTCGATGGCATGAAAGATATCAAATATGACCTGGTGCAGATGATGCTGGATAATCAGATGATTCTGCTGGCAGCGCTCAAGTCTACCCTAGTCAAGCCAGTATCGGAAGAAGTCTGGGCCGGCTTTGCTGAGGATTGTCTGCTTGGCGCCAAATCGGTGATGGCCAACACCCGCGCGCTTGACGGCGCCGACTTTACGGCTGCCGCTCGTGCCTTTGCTAAGCCTGTGCTGGTCATCCATGGTGAACAGGATAGAGTGGTTCCCGTCGCCGAGGCTGAGAAAGCAGTCGCTGCCTATCCGAAAGGTCAGTTAGCGGTCGTGGCAGGAGTCGGACACAACCCGCAGGTAGAGGACGCCGCGACATTTACACAATTGTTAGGAGACTTCGTCCGGACATTGTAGCGGCTGTTATAAAATGCCCATATGCGTCGTTGCCAGAGCCGTTGAGGTCCTCAACGTACCTGCGCTGTACGCCTCCGGCCTCGCCGGCTCTGGCGCCTAGCCTCTGAACATTTTCTAACAGCCGCCCTATTTATGGTTGCGCGT
The genomic region above belongs to Anaerosporomusa subterranea and contains:
- a CDS encoding alpha/beta fold hydrolase; translated protein: MSTLYTLRKGKPGAKRIVLIHGNMASTRWWQGVINIMAEEFELLALDLRGYGKSPEGLATVSLVDHAADIAELVKIEEFAPFTLVGHSLGGAVAMQFAALYPDMLEGLVLVDSAPVDGMKDIKYDLVQMMLDNQMILLAALKSTLVKPVSEEVWAGFAEDCLLGAKSVMANTRALDGADFTAAARAFAKPVLVIHGEQDRVVPVAEAEKAVAAYPKGQLAVVAGVGHNPQVEDAATFTQLLGDFVRTL
- a CDS encoding ABC transporter ATP-binding protein is translated as MPLMQLDGVTVQFGGLTAVNELSFAVAEKTIHGLIGPNGAGKSTVFNCLSRFYQPAVGKIDFAGRDLLALRSDQVMNLGIARTFQNVELFRGMTALENVLVGQHSLGGSGFFGDLFATSKVKQAESARRQAAMEALEFLGLADTANSLVGSLPYGKQKLIEFARALVSKPKLLLLDEPAAGLNPQETSHLGDLIVELKDKLGITILLVEHDMSLVMRICDTITVMEFGRKIAEGDAKTIQNNPAVIKAYLGEGEASA
- a CDS encoding methyl-accepting chemotaxis protein; translation: MQVSSILDHFVAAAPVIQALQQGDFTVSVNDVQKCLIYLPGKKIDFGVRAGDLLQQCHLGYRVISERRKIISEVTAEASAWNIPYRAVGVPLIEDSGEVVGSIVLTEATQRESMLRELSEQADTVMVQSVTAVREIAVRAEGLAAAGGQIGDVSAMVLNQMKHTDDTLGLIRYIADQTQLLGLNAAIEAARLGQQGRAFNVVASEVRTLANQSEKSVQEIAKGFQMLRAETDRLSTVSREVGRASGDQAASTQQILAGMEGLQALINSMRNLLDQSS
- a CDS encoding ABC transporter ATP-binding protein, yielding MLNITGIDVYYGRVRALDGVSIHVPEGKIVTLLGANGAGKSTTLKAVSGILPVAQGEISFIGKPLNGVPAEEIVSLGVIHVPEGRQIFAHLTVEENLRIGLYARKDKWNFKTELEHALNYFPALATRLAQKGGTLSGGEQQMLAIARGLMGKPRLLILDEPSLGLAPKIVADIFTIIRRLNKEGTTVLLVEQNANMALKTADYAYVLEIGRVVMAGEASVLLKDDRIRRSYLGGHG
- a CDS encoding branched-chain amino acid ABC transporter permease, whose product is MIFIQQVISGLATGCLYALTALGLVLIYKTTDVVNFAQGEMAMFCTFVAFSLLSLHTPFWLALAGALAVAALLGVFLEKAFIRPLAKASLLNVLIMTIALMMVINGLAGWIWGFEPHNFPTAVSGQPVKIGQLVITLPDVLNLVVTCVIMVIFYAVFKYSLVGIAMRAVAENRLAARLMGVKVNRVLSTTWAVGAMLGGIAGVFIAPVTFLDINMMSEVIIKAFTAAVLGGFNSLPGAVLGGLSLGVLENLVAGYISTEMKGSFAFALIVAVLCVRPTGILGTVERKKV
- a CDS encoding branched-chain amino acid ABC transporter permease, translating into MKRYLRWLLLLIVILLPQAVPYFTEPSYYFYLIDLMGIFAIGALGLGLLIGFAGQISMGHAAFTAIGAFFCGFTTLKLGWSFWLALPLSSLVAGLAGYALGFPALRLSGQYLAIATLGFGVAVPQILVKWETVSGGFDGLKPAAPLLFGYKLSAEEDYFYLVLVCLVIAVWLAKNIVNSRTGRAFIAVRDSETAAQAMGINLTHYKTLAFALSAAYAGLAGGLYAHLVRFIGATDFHLGMSVNYLTMIVVGGLVSIPGFVAGAGFIVALPHVLNSVSRGFPAGMKAVAQNLPQVLTGVILILVVLYLPRGLVQIWSSLSERLKFRRIAGEGEKSSCR
- a CDS encoding ABC transporter substrate-binding protein — encoded protein: MKLSKLTRLTAWLALFVFVGVLVAGCGGGAPKKTVPGVTDTSIKIGSFMALSGPVAAVGVPVKKGMEAYIKYVNEQGGVHGRKIELLIEDDQFNPANALAAVKKLVEQDKVFAISPSLGTPGVLATLDYLTDKSVPFVYPMTGASQPAYPLRKNTFTVQPNYNDEGRILTQYAADKMGAKKVAVLWQNSDIGKQGLEGVKAQLDKANVTLVYDGAHDVKDVDFSTHILKAKAAGADTVVLYTVVGQCAGILKEAQKQGYNANFLTTYTNADLNIIKLAGDAANGLLLGGWVPIADPNEPAFKKFTEIYQKYNNTTEMPSGFATAGFIAGEILVEGLKRAGKDIDRDGLIKALESFKDFNGILANGITYTADSHSGVKYLLLIKVENGKFDMVSKDRFVLKQ